A genome region from Alicyclobacillus acidocaldarius subsp. acidocaldarius DSM 446 includes the following:
- the rbsD gene encoding D-ribose pyranase, whose amino-acid sequence MKRSGILHGRLSQIIAELGHGELIAVADCGLPIPPGIELVDLAIKPGMPSFLDVCDTILTELVVEDFIVANELAIRGSGVVDHLRERAGVLGKFIPHSDFKQTLRNVRSVVRTGEWTPYANVIFVAGVAFS is encoded by the coding sequence ATGAAGCGGTCGGGTATACTGCATGGGCGTCTATCGCAGATCATTGCGGAACTCGGACATGGCGAACTCATTGCGGTCGCGGACTGTGGATTGCCTATTCCGCCAGGGATTGAGCTCGTGGACCTTGCGATCAAGCCGGGTATGCCTTCATTCCTCGACGTATGCGACACCATTCTAACTGAGCTTGTCGTAGAGGACTTTATTGTCGCAAACGAACTAGCCATCCGTGGCTCCGGTGTGGTTGATCACTTGCGGGAACGCGCGGGAGTGTTAGGTAAATTTATTCCTCACTCAGACTTTAAGCAAACTTTACGTAACGTTCGTTCAGTGGTGAGAACAGGAGAATGGACGCCCTACGCAAATGTGATCTTTGTCGCAGGTGTTGCATTTTCATAA
- a CDS encoding ribokinase produces MIEVDITVVGSLNMDIVAVVDHMPGAGETVKTASAQLYSGGKGANQAVAAARQGARVRMVGAVGGDAFGESICMQLVKSGVGIEGVFTKDAPSGVALITVERDGQNRIVVCEGANALLAPDDVERACGADPLPPGSAMLLQNEIPRATVVHAIRLAHRRGWRVVWNVAPVERIPAGLLTNRDIIAVNEKEASMLVGFEVIDDQSARKAAEQLLAIGPGLVIVTLGDLGSLALSPDFGVIRIPAFSVPVVDTTAAGDTFIGVFAADWDGVQSPELSLRKAAAAAALCVSRRGAQSSIPTREETETFLRQHA; encoded by the coding sequence GTGATAGAAGTGGACATCACGGTAGTGGGGAGTCTCAATATGGACATCGTGGCCGTGGTGGACCACATGCCAGGAGCGGGTGAGACCGTTAAGACTGCGTCCGCTCAGTTGTACAGCGGCGGCAAGGGCGCCAATCAAGCCGTTGCCGCCGCGCGGCAAGGAGCGCGCGTGCGCATGGTTGGCGCGGTTGGCGGGGACGCGTTTGGAGAATCCATTTGCATGCAGCTTGTGAAGTCCGGAGTTGGAATCGAAGGTGTATTCACTAAGGACGCACCATCAGGTGTCGCATTAATCACGGTGGAGAGGGATGGTCAGAACAGAATTGTTGTCTGCGAAGGTGCTAATGCGTTGTTGGCACCGGACGATGTAGAACGAGCGTGTGGGGCGGATCCATTGCCTCCAGGATCCGCAATGCTTCTTCAGAACGAGATCCCGCGCGCTACAGTGGTTCACGCTATTCGTCTCGCACATCGACGGGGTTGGCGCGTCGTCTGGAACGTGGCACCCGTTGAGCGAATTCCTGCGGGACTTCTTACAAATCGCGACATCATCGCCGTGAATGAGAAAGAGGCGAGCATGCTCGTGGGCTTTGAGGTGATCGACGACCAGTCGGCGCGAAAGGCTGCCGAGCAGCTGTTGGCTATCGGACCAGGGCTTGTGATTGTCACGTTGGGTGACCTCGGCAGTTTGGCTTTGTCACCTGATTTTGGGGTAATACGGATCCCAGCGTTTTCGGTACCAGTGGTAGACACGACGGCCGCCGGAGATACGTTCATCGGTGTGTTTGCAGCGGACTGGGACGGTGTGCAATCACCGGAGTTGTCCCTTCGCAAGGCGGCTGCGGCGGCAGCGCTGTGCGTGTCGCGCAGAGGTGCACAAAGCAGTATCCCCACAAGAGAAGAGACTGAAACGTTTCTAAGGCAGCACGCATAG
- a CDS encoding ABC transporter ATP-binding protein, whose amino-acid sequence MYRRLSRFYRPYLSLLWVSLGFLVLTALLQLAYPYLLKAIVNRVILGHREDLLLPLSAAILLASLVKGVCNFTQAYLAQVFGARTAFDLRNELYRKLNHLPFRFYDEIHTGDLMSRLTADLDAFRMFFAFGINNLMNLFLTIVFSIGMMLTLDVRLALLLSIVIPVLAATAIRFDKKIGPVFMTIRQTLGRLNSGVQESLMGVRTVKSFAREAHEIDKFRERNQAYYDANIRATRLWRAFFPAIELTGNLGVVLILLVGGWLVMSGHMNLGDLVAFLSLIWYMIWPMSQLGFFLNNWTQATAAGARLLEILEQEDDLDASREEVDRPMEGLVEFRGVSVKLGGEYVLRDITFTARPGQTLAIVGLTGSGKSTLVSLIPRFRDVDEGAVLVDGVDVRQWKRESLRRQVGFVFQEAFLFSTTIFANIAYGRPGADMARVQEASEVADAAEFIHRLPDGYLTLVGERGLGLSGGQRQRVSIARALVPEPRILILDDATSAVDMETEEVIQKRLAARTGRATTFLIAQRLNAVKDADEILVLDGGRIVERGRHQELLDLGGLYRQIYDMQFRDLEALRQFANPCMAEGER is encoded by the coding sequence GTGTACCGACGATTATCTCGCTTTTATCGGCCGTACCTGTCGCTCCTGTGGGTGAGCCTCGGCTTCCTCGTTCTGACGGCCCTCTTGCAGCTCGCGTACCCGTATCTCTTAAAGGCCATCGTCAATCGCGTGATCCTCGGGCACCGGGAGGATCTCCTGCTCCCGCTCTCGGCGGCCATCCTCCTCGCGTCCCTCGTCAAGGGCGTCTGCAACTTCACGCAGGCGTACCTGGCGCAGGTGTTCGGCGCGCGCACAGCCTTCGATCTGCGCAACGAGCTCTACCGCAAGCTCAACCACCTGCCGTTTCGGTTTTACGACGAGATCCACACGGGCGACCTCATGTCTCGCCTCACGGCCGATCTCGACGCCTTCCGCATGTTTTTCGCGTTTGGCATCAACAACCTTATGAACTTATTTCTGACCATCGTGTTCAGCATCGGCATGATGCTCACGCTCGACGTCCGGCTCGCGCTCCTCCTTTCCATTGTCATTCCCGTGCTCGCCGCGACGGCCATCCGCTTCGACAAGAAGATTGGCCCCGTCTTCATGACCATCCGCCAGACCCTCGGCCGACTCAATTCGGGCGTGCAGGAGAGCCTGATGGGCGTTCGCACCGTGAAGTCCTTCGCGCGCGAGGCGCACGAGATCGACAAATTCCGGGAGCGCAATCAGGCGTATTACGACGCCAACATCCGCGCGACGCGGCTGTGGCGCGCCTTCTTTCCCGCCATCGAACTGACCGGGAATCTCGGCGTCGTGCTCATTCTCCTCGTCGGCGGGTGGCTCGTGATGTCGGGCCACATGAATCTCGGCGATCTCGTCGCCTTTCTCTCGCTCATCTGGTACATGATCTGGCCCATGTCGCAGCTCGGCTTTTTCCTGAATAACTGGACCCAAGCCACTGCCGCCGGCGCTCGCCTCCTTGAGATCCTCGAGCAGGAGGACGATCTCGACGCTTCTCGCGAGGAGGTGGACCGCCCGATGGAGGGACTCGTCGAGTTTCGCGGCGTGAGCGTGAAGCTCGGCGGCGAATACGTGTTGCGCGATATCACGTTCACCGCGCGGCCCGGCCAGACCCTCGCGATTGTCGGCCTCACGGGGAGCGGCAAGTCCACGCTCGTCTCGCTCATTCCCCGCTTCCGGGATGTGGACGAAGGGGCGGTCCTCGTGGACGGCGTCGACGTGCGCCAATGGAAGCGGGAGTCCCTGCGGCGGCAGGTCGGCTTCGTCTTTCAGGAGGCGTTCCTCTTCTCCACGACTATCTTTGCCAACATCGCCTACGGGCGCCCGGGCGCGGACATGGCTCGGGTGCAAGAGGCAAGCGAAGTGGCGGACGCGGCCGAGTTCATCCATCGGCTGCCTGACGGGTATCTCACGCTCGTAGGAGAGCGGGGGCTCGGCCTTTCCGGCGGCCAGCGGCAGCGCGTTTCCATCGCCCGCGCGCTCGTGCCCGAGCCTCGCATTCTCATCCTGGACGACGCGACGAGCGCCGTCGACATGGAGACCGAGGAAGTGATTCAAAAGCGCCTCGCCGCACGAACGGGGCGCGCCACGACGTTCCTCATCGCCCAGCGCCTGAACGCCGTGAAAGACGCGGACGAGATCCTCGTGCTCGACGGCGGCCGGATCGTCGAGCGGGGCCGACACCAAGAGCTTCTCGATCTCGGCGGCCTGTACCGCCAGATCTACGACATGCAGTTCCGCGATCTCGAGGCCTTGCGCCAGTTCGCAAACCCTTGTATGGCGGAAGGAGAGCGCTGA
- a CDS encoding sugar ABC transporter ATP-binding protein, producing MPRLEMREIEKSFSGVQVLRKVNLSVEGGEVHALLGENGAGKSTLMKTLAGVYHPDAGEILIDGAPQKFRGVLDSRRAGITIIHQELNLFPNLSIEENLLIGYEDEFRNAIGWIQYSRLRSRVRELLDRVGLDRDPSTPVSVLGIGERQLVEIARALQQEVRFLIMDEPTAALTDKETRRLFEIIRDLKRHEVGVIYISHRLEELFAIADRVTVLRDGMSVGTYSMRAVSEDVLVERMVGRSVENRYPKVKSHPGDVILELKDVKTRALPHPISITVRSGEIVGLGGMMGAGRTELARAISGVDRVLSGKMLMFGREVRFRGPRDAMAHGVAFVTEDRKDDGLLLPFSVRFNLALPSLSSRHRFGFVLGKQERKFAEHWVKRLAIRVHSTEQPVVNLSGGNQQKVVFAKWLALDPKLLVLDEPTRGVDVGAKQEIYQLMNEMKVRGKGILMVSSDLPELLGMCDRVYVLRDRTVAGELTGDQMTQEIFMTLVAGRQGAQA from the coding sequence GTGCCTCGCCTCGAGATGAGAGAAATCGAAAAATCTTTCTCGGGAGTACAAGTCCTGCGCAAGGTGAACTTATCGGTGGAAGGTGGTGAAGTTCACGCTCTTCTGGGTGAGAACGGAGCTGGAAAATCAACTTTGATGAAAACGCTCGCAGGAGTGTATCACCCCGATGCCGGCGAAATTCTCATCGACGGTGCTCCGCAAAAATTCCGCGGGGTCTTGGATTCGAGGCGTGCTGGCATCACGATTATTCACCAGGAACTCAACTTGTTTCCGAACCTGTCGATTGAGGAAAACCTTCTTATCGGTTATGAAGACGAATTTCGAAACGCTATCGGTTGGATTCAGTACTCTCGTTTGCGGTCCAGGGTTCGCGAACTACTCGATCGGGTCGGGCTTGACCGAGATCCTAGTACGCCGGTTTCGGTGCTCGGCATTGGAGAGCGGCAATTAGTTGAAATCGCTCGAGCTTTACAACAAGAAGTCCGCTTTCTCATTATGGATGAACCAACCGCTGCCCTCACGGACAAAGAGACGCGCAGGCTGTTTGAAATCATTCGCGATTTGAAACGTCATGAAGTCGGTGTCATCTACATCTCCCATCGACTTGAGGAATTGTTCGCCATTGCCGACAGGGTGACGGTGTTGCGCGATGGCATGAGCGTGGGAACGTACTCGATGCGGGCTGTGAGTGAGGATGTACTCGTTGAGCGGATGGTCGGGCGAAGTGTGGAAAATCGATACCCTAAGGTCAAAAGCCATCCTGGTGATGTGATTCTGGAGCTGAAGGATGTAAAAACGAGAGCACTTCCGCATCCCATCTCTATCACTGTGCGAAGTGGCGAAATTGTCGGTCTGGGAGGAATGATGGGAGCGGGGCGTACAGAGCTCGCACGGGCCATTTCAGGAGTGGACCGAGTGCTGTCGGGGAAGATGCTCATGTTCGGTCGTGAGGTAAGATTTCGCGGCCCTCGAGATGCCATGGCCCACGGAGTGGCATTTGTCACTGAAGATCGAAAAGATGACGGTCTTTTGCTTCCGTTTTCTGTGCGGTTTAATCTCGCGTTGCCTAGTCTGTCTTCTAGACATCGGTTCGGATTTGTACTGGGCAAGCAGGAACGAAAATTTGCTGAGCATTGGGTGAAGCGCCTTGCGATTCGCGTTCATTCCACCGAACAGCCAGTTGTGAATCTCAGCGGAGGCAATCAACAAAAGGTAGTGTTTGCGAAATGGTTGGCTCTCGACCCGAAACTGTTGGTGCTTGATGAACCAACACGCGGGGTGGATGTAGGAGCTAAACAAGAGATTTACCAGCTGATGAATGAGATGAAGGTTCGTGGCAAAGGCATCTTGATGGTTTCATCCGACTTGCCGGAACTTCTCGGTATGTGTGACAGGGTGTATGTTTTGCGTGATCGGACCGTGGCAGGCGAACTCACAGGCGATCAAATGACACAGGAAATTTTCATGACTCTCGTAGCTGGAAGGCAGGGTGCGCAAGCATGA
- the coaA gene encoding type I pantothenate kinase: protein MQNQAQASERFSPFLTLSREEWSRLRDSTPLLLSEDDLAQLHGLNERVSLEEVEEVYLPLSRLLNLYVAATQSLYEATHAFLGHQSRKVPYIIGIAGSVAVGKSTTARIIQALLSRWPNHPKVDLVTTDGFLYPNAELERRGLMQRKGFPESYDTRRLIRFLADIKSGKPRVEAPVYSHIEYDIVRGERIVVEQPDILILEGLNVLQTRMASSGRPMTIFVSDFFDFSIYVDAPEDLIRGWYVDRFLKLRETAFRDPKSYFRRYADLSDEEAVATALRIWEEINAKNLRENIAPTKSRADLILAKGAHHRVQEVHLRKI, encoded by the coding sequence ATGCAGAATCAGGCACAGGCCAGCGAGCGCTTTTCTCCCTTTTTGACCCTGTCGCGCGAGGAGTGGAGCCGACTCCGGGACTCCACGCCGCTCCTTCTCTCCGAGGACGATCTCGCCCAGCTTCACGGCCTGAACGAGCGCGTGTCCCTGGAAGAGGTCGAGGAGGTCTACCTGCCGCTCTCCAGGCTCCTCAATCTGTACGTGGCCGCGACGCAGAGCCTGTACGAGGCCACCCACGCGTTTTTGGGCCATCAGTCGCGCAAGGTCCCCTACATCATCGGCATCGCGGGCAGCGTCGCCGTCGGCAAGAGCACGACCGCCCGCATCATCCAGGCGCTCTTGTCGCGCTGGCCCAACCATCCAAAGGTCGATCTCGTCACCACCGACGGCTTCCTCTATCCGAACGCTGAACTCGAACGGCGAGGCTTGATGCAAAGAAAGGGCTTTCCAGAGAGCTACGACACGCGGCGGTTGATTCGATTTCTGGCGGACATCAAATCCGGCAAACCGCGCGTCGAGGCGCCCGTCTACTCGCACATCGAATACGACATTGTGCGCGGGGAGCGCATCGTCGTGGAACAGCCCGACATCCTCATTCTCGAGGGCTTGAACGTGCTTCAGACGCGCATGGCCTCGAGCGGGCGCCCGATGACCATCTTTGTCTCCGATTTCTTTGACTTCTCCATCTATGTGGATGCGCCGGAAGACCTCATCCGCGGCTGGTACGTCGATCGGTTTTTGAAGCTGCGGGAGACGGCGTTCCGCGATCCCAAGTCTTACTTCCGGCGTTACGCGGATTTGTCCGATGAGGAAGCCGTGGCAACGGCGCTGCGCATCTGGGAGGAGATCAACGCGAAGAACTTGCGCGAAAACATTGCGCCGACAAAATCCCGGGCGGATCTCATCCTGGCCAAAGGCGCGCACCACCGCGTACAGGAGGTCCATCTGCGCAAGATATGA
- a CDS encoding LacI family DNA-binding transcriptional regulator, whose translation MARKAGVSVSTVSRVINGSGYVGEDTERKVLLAMKELNYQPNRIARGLVSRRTSTIGLLIPDVANPFFSEMARGVEDAAIAEGYSVLLCNSDWKSERELMYIDLLKGRWVDGIVIVGSRSDSRVIEAAVGDTPLVIVDRRSSEFRWSVWTDNRQGAALVVEHLLKMGCSKIVHIAGPSDSPSAQERRKGYEQAISQAGLVAIVYEGDFRFASGFEIATMILEGSQRPDGIFAANDLMAIGVLQAAVKLGVQVPHEVAIVGYDNIPSAGYVSPSLTTVHQPSYQMGVSAFDLLLEQFVTNSGQSARKVKFEPKLVVRDSSLKCPSRNSV comes from the coding sequence GTGGCTCGCAAAGCAGGAGTTTCTGTTTCTACGGTTTCTAGAGTCATCAATGGAAGTGGTTACGTAGGGGAAGATACAGAGCGTAAGGTACTTCTTGCTATGAAGGAGCTCAACTACCAACCCAATCGAATTGCGCGCGGACTAGTCAGTCGTCGGACGTCGACGATTGGCTTGCTCATCCCGGATGTCGCAAACCCCTTCTTTTCGGAGATGGCACGAGGTGTCGAAGACGCCGCAATTGCCGAGGGGTATTCGGTTCTTCTATGTAACTCGGATTGGAAATCTGAACGCGAACTGATGTACATCGATCTTCTTAAGGGACGATGGGTTGACGGAATCGTCATCGTGGGAAGCCGAAGTGACAGTCGGGTGATTGAAGCTGCTGTTGGCGATACACCGCTGGTCATTGTGGATCGTCGTTCATCTGAATTTAGGTGGTCAGTGTGGACGGACAATCGTCAGGGTGCTGCACTGGTAGTTGAGCACTTATTGAAGATGGGATGCTCAAAGATCGTCCATATCGCCGGACCGAGTGATTCTCCGTCGGCTCAGGAAAGACGGAAGGGATATGAACAGGCCATATCTCAAGCTGGGCTTGTAGCGATAGTGTACGAAGGAGATTTTCGCTTCGCTTCAGGGTTTGAAATTGCAACGATGATACTCGAGGGCTCCCAACGACCTGATGGGATTTTTGCAGCCAATGATTTAATGGCAATAGGCGTTTTGCAAGCCGCAGTAAAGCTTGGAGTTCAGGTTCCTCATGAAGTGGCGATTGTAGGTTATGACAATATTCCGTCTGCGGGGTATGTGAGTCCTTCACTTACGACCGTTCATCAGCCTTCATATCAGATGGGCGTGTCAGCCTTCGATTTGCTGCTTGAGCAGTTTGTCACCAACTCAGGTCAGAGTGCTCGCAAGGTTAAGTTCGAACCGAAGCTTGTTGTCCGGGACTCTAGTTTGAAGTGTCCATCGAGAAATAGCGTTTGA
- a CDS encoding ABC transporter permease: MTWFRRYRLGPLLGLVLLILILAVASRQFFTASNLLDIALQTSVNALLAIGMTFVILTAGIDLSVGSTLALTSAIAAQWMVGGTSPWLAGISALCIGAIAGAFNGVLVAYARLAPFIVTLGTMTLFRGLTEIYTNGQPIFNLPYSFNGLGNGAVLGVPVPVWITMIVFLIAWMVLSRTVAGRRIYAIGGNEKVAYLAGVRAKRYLVAVYVVSGILAALAGLILTSRLATAEPTAGQGYELDAITAVVLGGTSLFGGEGTLVGTIIGALILGVIDNGLNLLNVSSFYQDAVKGLVILIAIMLDRKRSEGR, translated from the coding sequence ATGACTTGGTTTCGCAGGTATCGGTTGGGCCCTCTTCTCGGGTTGGTTTTGCTCATTCTCATCCTGGCTGTAGCATCTCGGCAGTTCTTCACTGCGAGTAACCTGTTGGACATTGCGTTGCAAACATCCGTGAATGCGCTCTTGGCCATCGGGATGACGTTTGTGATCCTAACGGCCGGAATTGACCTGTCGGTAGGATCCACGCTGGCACTGACATCGGCCATCGCGGCACAGTGGATGGTGGGCGGTACAAGTCCATGGCTGGCAGGCATATCTGCGTTATGCATTGGAGCCATCGCCGGAGCGTTCAATGGTGTCCTCGTGGCCTATGCACGTCTTGCGCCCTTCATCGTCACACTTGGAACGATGACGTTGTTTCGTGGTTTAACCGAAATTTATACGAACGGTCAACCCATTTTTAACCTGCCTTATTCCTTTAACGGGCTCGGGAACGGGGCGGTTCTAGGAGTTCCTGTCCCCGTCTGGATCACGATGATCGTGTTCCTTATCGCATGGATGGTTCTCTCGCGCACTGTGGCAGGCAGAAGGATTTATGCCATTGGAGGAAACGAGAAAGTTGCGTACTTGGCGGGGGTTCGCGCCAAGCGATATCTGGTGGCGGTCTATGTGGTCAGTGGTATTTTAGCGGCACTGGCTGGCCTCATTCTCACTTCTCGTCTTGCAACTGCCGAACCGACCGCAGGGCAAGGTTACGAGCTCGATGCAATCACGGCCGTCGTACTCGGTGGAACTAGTCTTTTCGGCGGTGAGGGGACTTTAGTCGGGACCATCATCGGCGCGCTGATTCTCGGTGTCATTGACAACGGTCTGAACTTGTTAAATGTAAGTTCCTTCTATCAAGATGCTGTCAAGGGCCTCGTTATTCTGATCGCCATCATGTTGGACCGTAAGAGATCCGAAGGGAGATAA
- a CDS encoding ABC transporter ATP-binding protein encodes MALKQDVQGSGEALLRAPFIYRDDEALEKKLQLSLILRLASYMRPYPKLIAFALLATGGNLVVTLLAPYLVGPAVDALVGGRHSHVLFEYAAALVALYLLNFAASFCRIDLTNRLGQRVIQRLRDELFVHVQGLSSDFFDARPAGSILVRILNDVNSLQDLFTNGVINSITNVFTLIGIIAIMFSLNWQLATVALVVVPFMFVLSLRLTVQIRRAWQQVRLRLSRLNAHLAEAIQGMRVTEAYVRADENQRFFEDMNRDYMRTFLRAQRFSIPFGPLVDLTGALGSALLFWYGVHLVHTGVVTVGLLVAFANYLGSFWTPISQLGQLYNQVLVAMASSERIFQYLDTRPTVTDRGVVRELPPVRGHVEFCHVTFAYQPSRPAIEDVSFVARPGETIALVGHTGAGKSTVVNLLARFYDPTSGEIRIDGHDLRSVSLASLRRQMGMVLQETFLFSGTLMDNIRYGRPNATDEECIAAAKAVYADEFIRRLPDGYFTEVQERGTRLSQGQRQLISFARAILADPRILILDEATASIDTYTEHLIQRALKVLLQGRTSFVVAHRLSTIREADQILVFDGGRIVERGRHDDLMRRRGAYYKLVQAQYRSMMEG; translated from the coding sequence ATGGCGTTGAAGCAAGACGTTCAAGGCAGTGGCGAGGCGCTCCTTCGGGCACCGTTTATCTACCGAGACGATGAGGCGCTCGAGAAAAAGCTGCAGCTGTCGCTCATCCTGCGGCTCGCCTCCTACATGCGGCCCTATCCGAAGCTCATTGCGTTTGCGCTTCTCGCGACGGGCGGCAATCTCGTCGTGACGCTGCTCGCGCCGTATCTGGTGGGCCCAGCGGTCGACGCGCTCGTCGGCGGTCGCCATTCGCACGTGCTGTTCGAGTATGCGGCGGCGCTCGTCGCGCTGTATCTCCTCAACTTCGCCGCGTCGTTCTGCCGGATCGACCTCACCAACCGACTCGGGCAGCGCGTCATTCAGCGTTTGCGCGATGAGCTGTTTGTCCACGTGCAGGGGCTGTCATCCGACTTCTTCGATGCGCGCCCCGCGGGCTCCATCCTGGTCCGCATCCTGAACGACGTGAATTCGCTTCAGGACCTATTTACCAACGGCGTCATCAATTCGATCACGAACGTGTTCACGTTGATTGGCATCATCGCCATCATGTTCTCGCTCAACTGGCAGCTCGCGACGGTCGCGCTCGTCGTCGTGCCGTTCATGTTCGTCCTGTCGCTGCGGCTGACCGTTCAAATCCGCCGCGCCTGGCAGCAGGTCCGCCTGCGCCTGAGTCGCCTGAATGCGCACCTGGCGGAAGCCATTCAGGGCATGCGGGTGACGGAGGCGTACGTCCGCGCGGACGAAAACCAGCGATTCTTCGAGGACATGAACCGCGATTACATGCGGACCTTCCTGCGCGCGCAGCGGTTCAGCATCCCGTTCGGTCCGTTGGTGGATCTCACCGGTGCCCTTGGATCGGCGCTGCTCTTCTGGTACGGCGTTCATCTCGTGCACACGGGCGTGGTCACCGTGGGGCTTCTCGTCGCGTTCGCGAACTATCTGGGCAGCTTTTGGACGCCCATCAGTCAGCTCGGGCAACTGTACAACCAGGTACTCGTCGCGATGGCGTCGTCGGAGCGCATTTTCCAATATCTCGACACCCGGCCGACGGTGACGGACCGCGGCGTCGTGCGGGAGCTGCCGCCTGTGCGGGGGCACGTCGAGTTCTGCCATGTCACCTTCGCCTACCAGCCGTCCCGCCCCGCCATCGAGGACGTCTCGTTCGTCGCGCGCCCGGGCGAGACCATCGCGCTCGTCGGCCACACGGGCGCCGGCAAATCCACGGTGGTCAACCTGCTCGCTCGCTTCTACGATCCGACCTCGGGCGAGATCCGAATTGACGGGCACGACCTCCGCTCCGTTTCGCTCGCCAGCCTGCGCCGACAGATGGGCATGGTGCTGCAGGAGACGTTCCTCTTCTCCGGGACGCTCATGGACAACATCCGCTACGGCCGACCGAATGCGACGGACGAGGAGTGCATTGCGGCCGCCAAGGCCGTGTACGCGGATGAGTTCATCCGTCGCCTCCCGGACGGTTACTTCACCGAGGTCCAGGAGCGCGGGACTCGGCTGTCCCAGGGGCAGCGTCAGCTCATCTCATTTGCGCGAGCCATCCTCGCCGATCCCAGGATTCTCATTCTCGACGAGGCCACGGCGAGCATCGACACCTACACCGAGCACCTCATTCAGCGGGCGCTCAAGGTGCTCCTCCAAGGGCGGACTTCGTTTGTCGTCGCGCACCGGCTGTCCACGATTCGCGAGGCGGATCAAATTCTCGTGTTTGACGGCGGTCGCATCGTCGAACGCGGCCGGCACGATGACCTCATGCGCCGCCGCGGCGCCTACTACAAGCTCGTGCAGGCGCAGTACCGAAGCATGATGGAAGGATGA
- a CDS encoding D-ribose ABC transporter substrate-binding protein produces MKRWTAMLAVGVVAAGVLAGCGTSVSTGSQKTNLSNTGTASTKPIKLGFAVSTLNNPFFVAMSNGVQEEAKKLGVQVTILNGNNDPATQLNQVEDLIQQHVNAIILNPTDSQSLSTAVEQANRAHIPVITLDRSVTKGNVACFIASNSVEAGKMAADELIKALGGKGQVVELQGVIGTSAEADREKGFDEEIGKAPGIRVVARQTANFDRSQALNVMQNILQAHPNIQGVFAQNDEMALGALKAIQEAGKHNIKIVGIDGEKEAVNDVHKGLLYADIAQQPVQEGILGVEYAVKLVEGEKVPKQVNSPLHLVEKNTPFTGF; encoded by the coding sequence ATGAAGCGTTGGACAGCGATGTTGGCAGTAGGTGTCGTAGCGGCAGGCGTACTGGCCGGATGTGGTACGTCCGTGTCAACAGGTTCACAGAAAACAAATCTTTCGAACACCGGGACAGCAAGTACGAAGCCAATCAAGCTGGGATTTGCAGTATCGACCCTAAACAATCCATTCTTCGTTGCAATGTCAAACGGAGTTCAGGAAGAGGCTAAAAAATTGGGTGTTCAGGTCACGATCCTGAACGGCAACAACGATCCTGCAACACAGTTAAACCAAGTGGAAGATCTTATCCAACAGCACGTCAACGCGATTATTTTGAACCCGACCGACAGCCAGAGCTTGTCGACGGCAGTGGAACAAGCAAATCGCGCGCACATCCCTGTCATTACGCTCGACCGCAGTGTGACGAAGGGCAATGTGGCATGTTTCATCGCATCGAACAGTGTGGAAGCGGGCAAGATGGCTGCTGATGAATTGATCAAAGCGCTAGGAGGCAAGGGCCAGGTCGTCGAATTGCAAGGTGTGATCGGAACTTCTGCAGAAGCCGATCGGGAAAAAGGGTTTGATGAAGAAATCGGAAAGGCACCTGGTATTCGCGTTGTGGCACGCCAAACAGCAAATTTCGATCGCAGTCAAGCGCTGAATGTCATGCAGAATATTTTACAGGCTCATCCAAATATTCAAGGTGTGTTTGCACAAAATGACGAAATGGCGCTTGGTGCATTAAAGGCGATTCAGGAAGCCGGAAAGCACAACATCAAAATTGTTGGGATCGATGGCGAAAAGGAGGCTGTGAATGACGTCCATAAGGGCCTCTTGTACGCGGATATTGCTCAACAGCCGGTGCAAGAGGGCATATTGGGAGTGGAATATGCGGTGAAACTCGTCGAAGGCGAAAAGGTTCCGAAGCAGGTGAATTCACCGCTGCATCTAGTTGAGAAGAACACTCCGTTCACCGGGTTCTAA